The window GTCGAGTTTCCTAGTCCAAAACAGTAAATATTGTAGTCACAACACGTTTTTAGGCTCATGACGGGTTAGCCCCTGTGTCATGGGCTTTTTTAGGCCTTTGCTGTGTCTACCACTGTACAATGCCAGTCAGGGGTGATTGCATGGCTCGGGCATTCAGTGACAAGGAGAAAGAGGCAATTCGGTCTGCTCTTCTGGAGAAGGGCCGGGAGATGTTTGGTGCATATGGTCTTAAGCGGACAGGGGTTGCGGAGCTGGCCAGGGCGGTGGGGATTGCCCCCGGGTCCTTCTACAGTTTCTTCGACTCCAAGGAAGAGCTGCTGTTTGCTGTTATGGAAGAGGAAGAGAAGCGGATTCATGTGCATTTCGCTTCGCTTTTGTCCGGGGATTTGACCCGCTCCAAGTTGAAGCAGCTTCTGGTTGAAGGAGTTGCCATTGCAGAGGAGAATTCGCTTCTTCGCCAATGATGGACCCCGAGGTTTACCAGCGGGTGCTGCGCAAGTTGCCGGAGGAGAAGATTCGCGGGCATATTGAGCGGGACAAGAATACTCTTTCCCCCTTGATTCGCCACTGGCAAGATATTGGGCAGATGGCTGTTCATAATGTGGATGTGGTCTCCGGATTGTTGCGGGGGATTTTTTTGCTGGCCCTGCACAAAAAGGAGATTGGCGAGGAGATTTTTTCTGACGTAGTTGACCTACTGGCCGATCTGGTGGCTGGTGGTTTGGTTCGAGAGGAGAGGGACAATGATTGAAGTTCGCGACTTGCAGTTCACCTATCCCGGGAATAAAGAAAAGACCCTGCTGGGGCTGAACTTTATGGTTCAGCCTGGGGAGATTTTTGGGTTTCTGGGGCCCTCAGGGGCAGGAAAAAGCACAACCCAGAACATCCTTGTAGGCATACTGAAGGATTATGTCGGCAGCGTTAAGGTGTTGGGGCAGGAGCTCTCTGGCACAACTCCCAATTACTATGAGCGCATTGGCGTTTCCTTTGAGCTGCCCAACCTGTATGCCAAGTTTACCGGCCTGGAGAATCTGGACTTCTTCCGCTCGATGTACAGCGGCGAGACCGAAGATCCCCGGGAGCTTTTGGCGATGGTGGGGCTGGAGCAGCATGGCAATACCCGGGTGGAGAAGTGGTCCAAGGGTATGAAGATGCGCCTGAACTTTGTCCGGGCCCTCTTGAACAAGCCCGATGTGCTGTTTTTTGATGAGCCCACTTCGGGCCTGGACCCGGCCAATGCCCGGAACATCAAGGACATCATCTTGTCCTATAAGGAAGCGGGCAAGACTATATTTATCACCACCCACAATATGGAGGTGGCCGAGTCCATTTGTGACCGGTTGGCCTTTATCGTGGACGGCGATCTGGCCCTTACCGACTCCCCCGATGAGCTGAAAGTGCGCATGGGTCAGCAGCGGGTTCGG of the Bacillota bacterium genome contains:
- a CDS encoding ABC transporter ATP-binding protein, whose product is MIEVRDLQFTYPGNKEKTLLGLNFMVQPGEIFGFLGPSGAGKSTTQNILVGILKDYVGSVKVLGQELSGTTPNYYERIGVSFELPNLYAKFTGLENLDFFRSMYSGETEDPRELLAMVGLEQHGNTRVEKWSKGMKMRLNFVRALLNKPDVLFFDEPTSGLDPANARNIKDIILSYKEAGKTIFITTHNMEVAESICDRLAFIVDGDLALTDSPDELKVRMGQQRVRVEYNGRGKEFQEFDLDGLGNDDGFLALLREKKIRTIHTQEATLEDIFIQVTGRKLS
- a CDS encoding helix-turn-helix transcriptional regulator, giving the protein MSWAFLGLCCVYHCTMPVRGDCMARAFSDKEKEAIRSALLEKGREMFGAYGLKRTGVAELARAVGIAPGSFYSFFDSKEELLFAVMEEEEKRIHVHFASLLSGDLTRSKLKQLLVEGVAIAEENSLLRQ